A part of Streptomyces sp. NBC_01235 genomic DNA contains:
- a CDS encoding conjugal transfer protein, protein MTSTIPRRELSTGQAVVLSAAGTAMLVVGGIGAWGTYTNAVSAFHRQATAAGVVAAGEGLTLILALIMLGRTMLNMSSPSIVRGGMWVAPLSASCIGVAIANDAREAAVYAVTPLAMSGAAEGLGLVARSIVVYRTGLDAEVMRRNADTARQLAFHRAVADGHPGEWRRKLAVRRYWRLAKHVGVGDTELGAGLVDVQRVRVRDGADAALAGMYGGLTDRTSVSPGEPVRSASATDVLRARFADMDPADAIRFAHDARPDAPPAELAAILGTYDVHVDPVAVALVLGQQPAEYTVERPDAPAHQQVTALPAVNLQGAVEEAAAALGEDASPRAIAEHLEQNRRLVVDEPYIRTALSRAAKKPQPETPAQPMEGGYA, encoded by the coding sequence ATGACCAGCACCATCCCCCGCAGAGAACTCTCCACCGGTCAGGCCGTCGTCCTCAGCGCCGCCGGGACCGCGATGCTCGTCGTCGGCGGCATCGGCGCCTGGGGCACCTACACCAACGCCGTCTCCGCATTCCACCGGCAGGCGACCGCCGCCGGCGTCGTCGCCGCAGGCGAAGGCCTCACCCTGATCCTGGCCCTGATCATGCTGGGGCGGACCATGCTCAACATGTCGTCGCCCTCCATCGTCCGGGGCGGCATGTGGGTGGCCCCGCTCTCTGCCAGCTGCATCGGCGTGGCCATCGCCAACGACGCCCGCGAGGCCGCCGTGTACGCGGTCACCCCGCTCGCCATGTCCGGCGCTGCCGAGGGCCTCGGCCTGGTCGCCCGCAGCATCGTCGTCTACCGCACCGGCCTGGACGCCGAGGTGATGCGACGCAACGCAGACACCGCCCGACAACTCGCCTTCCACCGTGCCGTTGCCGACGGGCACCCCGGCGAGTGGCGGCGCAAGCTCGCCGTGCGCCGGTACTGGCGGCTCGCGAAGCACGTTGGTGTGGGCGACACCGAACTCGGCGCCGGCCTGGTCGACGTCCAGCGTGTTCGGGTACGGGACGGGGCTGATGCGGCCCTCGCCGGAATGTACGGCGGACTGACCGACAGGACGTCGGTCAGTCCCGGTGAGCCGGTCCGGTCCGCGTCCGCCACCGACGTGCTGCGCGCCCGGTTCGCCGACATGGACCCCGCCGACGCCATCCGGTTCGCCCACGATGCGCGACCTGATGCACCGCCCGCCGAGCTCGCCGCGATCCTCGGCACCTACGACGTCCACGTCGACCCCGTGGCGGTCGCCCTGGTCCTCGGCCAGCAGCCCGCGGAGTACACCGTCGAGCGACCTGATGCGCCCGCGCATCAGCAGGTCACAGCCCTGCCAGCGGTGAATCTGCAGGGTGCCGTCGAGGAAGCCGCGGCAGCTCTCGGCGAGGACGCATCACCCCGCGCGATCGCCGAGCACCTCGAGCAGAACCGGCGCCTGGTCGTCGACGAGCCGTACATCCGCACCGCCCTTTCCAGGGCCGCGAAGAAGCCGCAGCCGGAGACCCCGGCCCAGCCGATGGAGGGCGGATACGCATGA
- a CDS encoding HNH endonuclease signature motif containing protein, whose translation MTADSALLYRDQRLPERFWSKVRQAPTGCWEWTAGTTARGYGIYQADGRPQRAHRVAYESLVGPIPGGLVLDHLCRTRHCVRPDHLEPVTLKENVLRGTGLTAQNRLKTHCPNGHPYDEANTRIRRGRRECRACRNRWS comes from the coding sequence ATGACCGCTGATAGCGCGCTCCTCTACCGGGACCAACGGCTCCCGGAACGGTTCTGGTCCAAGGTCCGGCAGGCGCCCACGGGGTGCTGGGAGTGGACTGCTGGCACTACGGCCAGGGGTTACGGCATCTACCAGGCAGACGGGCGCCCGCAACGAGCCCACCGTGTCGCCTATGAGTCGCTGGTCGGCCCCATCCCGGGCGGCTTGGTCCTCGACCATCTCTGCCGTACGAGGCACTGCGTCCGACCGGACCACCTGGAGCCGGTGACGTTGAAGGAGAACGTCCTGCGCGGGACCGGGCTCACAGCCCAGAACCGGCTGAAGACCCATTGTCCGAACGGCCACCCCTACGACGAGGCCAACACGCGGATCAGGCGAGGCAGGCGTGAATGCCGAGCCTGCCGCAATCGCTGGAGCTGA
- a CDS encoding cell division protein FtsK produces the protein MTDTIPEQVNGHANPAVPLLKPAPEAAPPPETAPAAPVPVDNPKLPAPGVTIEKRRPIVAPWLRSRRDLLATVERAAGHAGYATAYHGLRAPWYGVQLALMAPRGGARLVTGTNRWVWDREAAPLRDYAVRTEDVEEYMRLARLRGNRVRLRGLVTVVAAVFGTGFALWLYVMAPAFLWAFAAGGVLTLGYFGQQPDAPVIGPAVMRTELQKLTGTIVLRALDAIGNAKISAAVKKGGDMNGMRFTSEITRDGPGYRADLDLPYGVVPEDVMEERQALASGLRRKLGCVWPSGDPEEHEGRLILWVGDKPMNETTKPPWPLLREGEVDLFKPVVFGNDQRMRDIVVCLMFVSVVIGSVPRMGKTFLLRLLLLIAALDPRSRILAFDFKGTGDLGPLEPVCHRYRSGEEDDDLLYVLHAMRELKEELRRRAKVIRNLPKSRCPESKVTPALASDKALGLHPIVVGFDECQVPFEHEKYGAELESICTDIAKRGPALGIIGIFATQRPDAKSLPPGISANAILRFCLKVMSHTANDMVLGTGAYKAGVRATMFSRSDRGICFMSGEGDDPVIAASAFVDGPAAELVVARARQLREDYGNITGHAIGEGPSSSRGMDVLGDVLKVFRADEEQLWCERIAARLAEAWPDVYGEWGTANVAPSLKPWGVATADVWAAGDDGKGTTKRGIKRTDVAAAITRRDADRAAA, from the coding sequence ATGACGGACACGATCCCCGAGCAGGTCAACGGGCACGCCAACCCAGCGGTGCCCCTGCTCAAGCCCGCCCCCGAGGCTGCGCCGCCGCCCGAGACCGCCCCGGCCGCGCCCGTCCCCGTCGACAACCCCAAGTTGCCCGCCCCTGGCGTCACCATCGAGAAGCGGCGCCCGATCGTCGCCCCGTGGCTGCGCTCCCGCCGTGACCTCCTCGCCACCGTTGAACGCGCTGCAGGCCACGCCGGATACGCCACCGCCTACCACGGGCTCCGGGCCCCCTGGTACGGAGTCCAGCTCGCCCTCATGGCCCCGCGCGGGGGCGCCCGCCTCGTCACCGGCACCAACCGGTGGGTGTGGGACCGCGAGGCCGCGCCCCTGCGGGACTACGCCGTGCGCACCGAGGACGTCGAGGAGTACATGCGCCTGGCCCGCCTGCGCGGCAACCGCGTCCGCCTGCGCGGCCTGGTCACCGTCGTCGCCGCGGTGTTCGGCACCGGCTTCGCCCTCTGGCTCTATGTCATGGCCCCTGCCTTCCTGTGGGCGTTCGCGGCCGGCGGGGTACTCACCCTCGGCTACTTTGGGCAGCAGCCCGACGCCCCCGTCATCGGCCCGGCCGTGATGCGCACCGAGCTGCAGAAGCTCACCGGCACCATCGTGCTGCGGGCCCTCGACGCCATCGGCAACGCCAAGATCTCCGCGGCCGTCAAAAAGGGCGGCGACATGAACGGAATGCGCTTCACCTCGGAGATCACCCGCGACGGGCCCGGCTACCGGGCAGACCTTGACCTGCCCTACGGCGTTGTGCCCGAGGACGTCATGGAGGAGCGCCAGGCACTCGCCTCCGGCCTACGGCGCAAGCTCGGCTGCGTCTGGCCGTCCGGCGACCCCGAGGAGCACGAGGGCCGCCTGATCCTGTGGGTGGGCGACAAACCGATGAACGAAACGACGAAGCCGCCGTGGCCGCTGCTGCGCGAGGGCGAGGTCGACCTGTTCAAGCCCGTCGTCTTCGGCAACGACCAGCGCATGCGGGACATCGTCGTCTGCCTGATGTTCGTCTCCGTCGTCATCGGCTCCGTCCCCCGCATGGGCAAGACGTTCCTGCTCAGGCTGCTGCTGCTCATCGCCGCCCTCGACCCGCGCTCCCGGATCCTGGCGTTCGACTTCAAGGGCACCGGCGACCTCGGCCCCCTCGAACCCGTCTGCCACCGCTACCGGTCCGGCGAGGAAGACGACGACCTCCTGTACGTCCTGCACGCCATGCGCGAGCTCAAGGAGGAACTGCGGCGCCGCGCCAAGGTGATCCGCAACCTGCCCAAGTCCCGCTGCCCCGAGTCGAAGGTCACCCCGGCCCTGGCCAGCGACAAGGCCCTCGGCCTGCACCCGATCGTCGTCGGCTTCGACGAATGCCAGGTCCCGTTCGAGCACGAGAAATACGGCGCCGAGCTGGAATCCATCTGCACCGACATCGCCAAGCGCGGCCCCGCCCTCGGCATCATCGGCATCTTCGCCACCCAGCGGCCCGACGCCAAGAGCCTCCCGCCCGGCATCAGCGCGAACGCCATCCTCAGGTTCTGCCTCAAGGTCATGAGCCACACCGCCAACGACATGGTCCTCGGTACCGGCGCCTACAAGGCCGGCGTCCGCGCCACCATGTTCTCCCGCTCCGACCGCGGCATCTGCTTCATGTCCGGCGAGGGCGACGACCCCGTCATCGCGGCCTCCGCGTTCGTCGACGGGCCGGCCGCCGAGCTGGTCGTCGCCCGTGCCCGCCAGCTGCGCGAGGACTACGGCAACATCACCGGTCACGCCATCGGCGAGGGCCCGTCCTCCTCGCGCGGCATGGACGTCCTCGGCGACGTGCTGAAGGTGTTCCGCGCCGACGAGGAGCAGCTGTGGTGCGAGCGGATCGCTGCCCGCCTCGCCGAGGCCTGGCCGGACGTGTATGGCGAGTGGGGCACTGCGAACGTCGCCCCGAGCCTGAAGCCCTGGGGCGTGGCCACGGCGGACGTGTGGGCGGCCGGGGACGACGGCAAGGGCACCACGAAGCGCGGCATCAAGCGGACCGACGTGGCCGCCGCCATCACCCGCCGTGACGCCGATCGGGCCGCCGCCTGA
- the cyaB gene encoding class IV adenylate cyclase, giving the protein MIEAELKARVHAPEAVMRMLDERAEARVEVYQDAYYDRHDGSLEKADQELRVRTVHGADGLRTVLTFKSAAVDEESGSKPEHETRVEDSEAAHAILRGLGYVPVIAFEKRCRNYDFTARGRQMLATLVRVPELDGTFLEVETLVGEDDVTAALDDIRAVLADLGVGAEDLTRETYTGAVAAQRR; this is encoded by the coding sequence GTGATCGAGGCCGAGTTGAAGGCCCGGGTGCACGCTCCGGAGGCGGTCATGCGGATGCTCGACGAGCGCGCCGAGGCCCGGGTCGAGGTGTACCAGGACGCCTACTACGACCGGCATGACGGGTCGCTGGAGAAGGCGGACCAGGAGTTGAGAGTGCGGACCGTGCACGGCGCCGATGGGCTGCGGACCGTCCTCACGTTCAAGAGTGCCGCGGTCGACGAGGAGTCCGGGTCGAAGCCGGAGCATGAGACGCGCGTTGAGGACTCGGAGGCTGCGCACGCGATCCTGCGCGGTCTCGGCTACGTGCCCGTGATCGCGTTCGAGAAGCGGTGCCGCAACTACGACTTCACCGCGCGCGGCCGTCAGATGCTCGCCACCCTCGTCCGGGTCCCCGAGTTGGACGGCACGTTCCTGGAGGTCGAGACCCTCGTCGGCGAGGACGACGTGACCGCGGCCCTGGACGACATCCGGGCGGTGCTCGCCGACCTCGGGGTCGGTGCGGAGGACTTGACGCGGGAGACGTACACGGGGGCCGTGGCTGCGCAGCGTCGCTGA
- a CDS encoding helix-turn-helix domain-containing protein → MGTALEPIELPAWAWEKAEVRQALRARDIGAVFRHVQQYAGASQARIATAAGMTQARVNEIINGRREVSRLDVYERIADGLHMPDDARHLLGLAASREKRTGGPAFDLAAFPEVVRVYAAQNSAAAEIRQQAREAQELDVLAVRGLGLIGLNDSLLRACLPREQGGRGLRVRVALLDPDSDALGRRAAEIGESAESLAGGVRLAEARLRELAGAGDVGVWRYRMLPTWRVIRTDGTMFVGAFDAGWEGHESAMYKVMATPHGPLFRGFRRMFEAVIDGAQRTV, encoded by the coding sequence ATGGGAACCGCACTGGAGCCGATCGAACTACCGGCCTGGGCATGGGAGAAGGCCGAGGTCCGCCAGGCCCTGCGCGCCCGGGACATAGGCGCCGTCTTCCGGCACGTGCAGCAGTACGCCGGCGCGAGTCAGGCCCGCATCGCCACCGCGGCGGGGATGACGCAGGCCCGCGTCAACGAGATCATCAACGGCCGCCGTGAGGTGTCCCGGCTCGACGTGTACGAGCGGATCGCCGACGGGCTGCACATGCCCGACGATGCACGGCATCTCCTCGGCCTCGCGGCGAGCAGGGAGAAACGCACGGGCGGCCCGGCATTCGACCTCGCCGCGTTCCCGGAAGTGGTGCGCGTGTACGCGGCGCAGAACTCGGCGGCCGCAGAGATCCGGCAGCAGGCCCGCGAGGCACAGGAGTTGGACGTCCTCGCGGTGCGCGGCCTCGGCCTGATCGGATTGAACGACAGCCTGCTGCGCGCCTGCCTCCCGCGCGAACAGGGCGGCCGGGGGCTCCGTGTCCGGGTGGCGCTCCTCGACCCCGACAGCGACGCCCTGGGCCGCCGCGCGGCCGAGATCGGCGAGTCCGCCGAGTCCCTCGCTGGCGGTGTTCGTCTGGCGGAGGCGCGGCTACGGGAGTTGGCAGGCGCGGGTGACGTCGGAGTGTGGCGGTACCGGATGCTGCCCACTTGGCGGGTCATCCGCACGGACGGAACGATGTTCGTCGGCGCCTTCGATGCCGGGTGGGAGGGCCACGAGTCGGCGATGTACAAGGTGATGGCGACGCCACACGGTCCCCTGTTTCGGGGGTTCCGGCGGATGTTCGAGGCGGTCATCGACGGCGCGCAGCGCACCGTCTGA
- a CDS encoding helix-turn-helix domain-containing protein, translated as MPPGVPVPRTFSGPRLRDQRRLAGLSVHDVAARIGRSCWSVYAYERGHAVPPIPVADAIADALGLPLDRFLADDRQAVGA; from the coding sequence ATGCCCCCTGGGGTTCCCGTGCCGCGCACCTTCTCCGGCCCACGCCTACGCGACCAACGCCGCCTTGCCGGCCTCTCCGTCCACGACGTCGCCGCCCGCATAGGCCGCAGCTGCTGGTCGGTCTACGCCTACGAGCGTGGTCACGCAGTCCCACCGATCCCGGTGGCGGACGCCATCGCTGACGCCCTGGGCCTTCCGCTCGATCGGTTCCTCGCAGACGACCGCCAGGCGGTGGGTGCCTGA
- a CDS encoding helix-turn-helix domain-containing protein, with protein MASTTSPRWTPLPIGLGAMLAAARTEAGYSGRALARAVGRSHAWVRGLEAGERPPSVSMAGRVSEVLQLDPWAAAVLHSVAVDDVELRARRGTQRAARERVVVPT; from the coding sequence ATGGCATCCACCACTTCACCGCGCTGGACTCCGCTACCAATCGGCCTTGGCGCGATGCTCGCCGCCGCACGTACCGAGGCCGGCTACTCGGGCCGGGCACTCGCGCGGGCCGTCGGGCGTTCGCACGCTTGGGTTCGAGGCCTGGAAGCCGGGGAGCGGCCGCCGTCGGTGTCCATGGCCGGCCGCGTCTCCGAGGTGCTGCAGTTGGACCCGTGGGCCGCAGCGGTGCTGCACTCCGTCGCGGTCGACGACGTCGAGCTGCGCGCCCGGCGAGGAACTCAAAGGGCAGCGCGGGAACGGGTCGTAGTGCCGACGTGA
- a CDS encoding site-specific integrase: protein MVVRSGELVVAAMDGAPLSAVSNASMSLSGAAREALATGTADSTRRAYTGDWRTFTDWCAANNRTALPSTPETIVEYVAALTTTPRPRTGRPYSPSSIERAVAAIRTAHSAANLNPPSTKGARIVLRGYRDRLARAKDPAAKARKAQPAVPSALRAMLATLDRETLIGKRDAALLLLGFATAARVSELVALDLADVPESENGIEASVYRRKVKAFSDTAVPFGSNPATCPVRAVRALREAMTEAGRTDGPLFVRIDRHGRIAPPMYRRGVPIGDPSGRLTAQAAAQVVERAADAASLEGQWSGHSLRRGFATAARKAGHDLVRIGRHGGWADGSKALLGYFEDSDKWEDNPVTGTGL from the coding sequence ATGGTGGTGCGCAGCGGCGAACTGGTAGTCGCGGCGATGGACGGCGCCCCTCTGTCGGCAGTCTCGAACGCCTCCATGTCCCTCTCCGGTGCTGCCCGCGAGGCCCTCGCCACCGGCACAGCCGACTCAACCCGCCGCGCATACACCGGAGACTGGCGAACCTTCACCGACTGGTGCGCAGCGAACAACCGGACCGCGCTCCCCTCGACGCCCGAGACGATCGTCGAGTACGTCGCCGCACTCACGACCACCCCTCGCCCCCGGACCGGCCGCCCGTACTCGCCCAGCTCGATCGAGCGGGCCGTAGCCGCGATCCGCACCGCGCACTCCGCCGCGAACCTCAACCCGCCAAGCACGAAGGGCGCCCGCATCGTGCTGCGCGGCTACCGCGACCGGCTCGCCCGCGCGAAGGATCCGGCGGCCAAGGCGCGCAAGGCGCAGCCGGCCGTGCCCTCGGCGCTCCGGGCGATGCTCGCCACCCTCGACCGCGAGACGCTGATCGGCAAGCGGGATGCCGCCCTGCTCCTCCTCGGGTTCGCGACGGCGGCCCGCGTCTCCGAGCTCGTCGCCCTCGACCTGGCCGACGTCCCCGAGAGCGAGAACGGCATCGAAGCGTCCGTCTACCGGCGCAAGGTGAAGGCCTTCAGTGACACCGCCGTACCGTTCGGCTCCAACCCGGCCACTTGTCCAGTGCGCGCCGTCCGTGCGCTGCGCGAGGCCATGACCGAAGCCGGCCGGACCGACGGCCCGTTGTTCGTCCGTATCGACCGGCATGGCCGTATCGCGCCGCCGATGTACCGCCGCGGCGTACCGATCGGTGACCCGTCCGGGCGCCTTACCGCACAGGCCGCCGCCCAGGTCGTCGAGCGCGCCGCCGACGCCGCCAGCCTCGAAGGCCAGTGGTCCGGGCACAGCCTTCGCCGAGGGTTCGCCACCGCCGCCAGGAAAGCCGGGCACGACCTGGTACGGATCGGCCGGCACGGCGGATGGGCCGACGGCAGCAAAGCGCTACTCGGCTACTTCGAAGACTCCGACAAGTGGGAGGACAACCCCGTCACCGGTACTGGCCTGTAG
- a CDS encoding HGGxSTG domain-containing protein yields the protein MQLTEQPPPHARTCGARRRDGGACTNAPMNGGERCRMHGGSSPQAKAAAERRQLETEARAMLAELDVDPVSDPLAALLKLGGQALAWQEAAARLVNELQDVRYRAANGTEQLRAEVALFERATDRACSVLATIARLNIDERLMAVSERQAEAVIGAVEAALVAAGVTGDLATEGRRAAARHLRLVKAVG from the coding sequence ATGCAGCTCACGGAACAACCACCACCCCATGCACGGACCTGCGGAGCTCGACGCCGAGACGGAGGTGCCTGCACCAACGCGCCCATGAACGGCGGCGAACGCTGCCGCATGCACGGCGGATCCAGCCCCCAGGCCAAGGCAGCAGCAGAGCGACGCCAGCTCGAAACCGAGGCGCGGGCGATGCTCGCCGAACTCGACGTCGACCCGGTGAGTGATCCGCTCGCCGCCCTGCTCAAGCTCGGCGGCCAGGCCCTCGCCTGGCAGGAGGCCGCGGCCCGGCTGGTGAACGAACTGCAGGACGTCAGGTACCGGGCCGCGAACGGCACCGAGCAACTGCGTGCCGAGGTCGCATTGTTCGAGCGGGCGACGGACCGAGCGTGCTCAGTGCTCGCGACGATCGCCCGCCTGAACATCGACGAGCGACTGATGGCTGTGTCGGAGCGCCAGGCCGAGGCTGTGATCGGTGCAGTCGAGGCAGCTCTCGTCGCGGCCGGCGTGACGGGCGACCTGGCGACCGAAGGTCGTCGGGCAGCGGCCCGTCACCTGCGGCTCGTGAAGGCGGTCGGCTGA
- a CDS encoding toprim domain-containing protein — MTTIAYTAIDRLRDILRDLGEPTRMDRGDSFRTRGRCHDGDSPDTVSVRRSDGKVDIHCHKCDGDDQYLTAIGWTVADLYDEPREHNQGTFAAAPRPRPKPSMQKTSRARTKAKRPLRGETASYQYCDENGTPLFEVVRIEIPGQSKDFRQIGADGFYGTPGIRRVLYRLPDVIKVAQAGGYVTLVEGEKDVETLVAVGVTATTMPGGVGMGWTDEYTESLKGAAEVIVVADRDAKGREHAEKVADSLERHGLAYRILESDRAKDITDHFAAGGTLNDLVPVNAPSNCANDQAEIPPTQIQMEFWNSRESLASIRRLAHSRLLPADTTLAAIMARVSGAVPHTFTAKSPMGHASLNLAAAMIGGPSAGKSQSARAARLAFPAPDRLQGRDGLPIGSGEGMTEVFIGLQEQETGEVKKGPGGTETPVTVQVRMQIHHNAFFYVDEGKSIGDLEERGGSTLGETIRRAAMGEALGQTNASQDRKRFVAPMSYAMGVLVGLQPSIASTLLKDAGTGTPQRFLWLWARDVTIPDEVVEHAGVIDVHAINDPSYGGTVVFEVPAQVAADMRAKRLHAVRTGGADTDEINGHEPVMKMKFAALLAIIDGRYHMTMDDWRLAEMLWTTSCAVRDELIGLAAREAIAARRAAEAAEIDLAARKEDALDKAAMRREARLKKVLEHLANAGGRMSRTDLIQKFHSRYRGELPDVIERGVAKGVLRAVEEDGDWWVHAVA, encoded by the coding sequence ATGACGACCATCGCCTACACCGCCATCGACAGACTCCGCGACATCCTGCGCGACCTCGGCGAGCCGACCCGCATGGACCGTGGCGACAGCTTCCGCACCCGTGGGCGCTGTCACGACGGTGACAGCCCTGACACCGTGTCCGTGCGGCGCAGCGACGGCAAGGTCGACATCCATTGTCACAAGTGCGATGGCGACGACCAGTACCTGACGGCTATCGGATGGACCGTCGCAGACCTCTACGACGAGCCGCGTGAGCACAACCAAGGGACGTTCGCGGCGGCACCCCGGCCTCGGCCGAAGCCCTCCATGCAGAAGACCTCACGGGCCCGGACAAAGGCCAAGAGGCCTCTTCGCGGCGAGACCGCCAGCTATCAGTACTGCGACGAAAACGGCACACCCTTGTTCGAGGTCGTCCGGATCGAGATCCCAGGCCAGTCCAAGGACTTCAGGCAGATCGGTGCGGACGGCTTCTACGGCACGCCTGGTATCCGCCGCGTCCTCTACCGGTTGCCGGACGTCATCAAGGTGGCGCAGGCAGGCGGATACGTAACCCTCGTCGAGGGAGAGAAGGACGTCGAAACCCTCGTCGCCGTGGGAGTTACAGCCACCACGATGCCCGGTGGCGTCGGCATGGGATGGACGGACGAGTACACCGAGTCGTTGAAGGGAGCGGCCGAGGTGATCGTGGTCGCCGACCGCGACGCCAAGGGCCGCGAGCACGCGGAGAAGGTCGCCGATTCCCTGGAGCGGCACGGACTCGCCTACCGCATCCTGGAGTCCGACCGTGCGAAGGACATCACCGACCACTTCGCGGCCGGCGGGACCCTGAACGACCTGGTCCCAGTGAACGCCCCTTCCAACTGCGCGAACGACCAGGCGGAGATCCCGCCGACCCAAATCCAGATGGAGTTCTGGAACTCCCGCGAGTCCCTGGCCAGCATCAGGCGCCTCGCCCATTCGCGACTGTTGCCCGCAGACACCACACTCGCGGCGATCATGGCCCGTGTGTCGGGCGCGGTCCCTCACACGTTCACCGCGAAGAGCCCTATGGGACACGCTTCCCTGAATCTCGCGGCCGCCATGATCGGTGGACCGTCAGCTGGTAAGAGCCAGTCCGCCCGCGCGGCGCGGCTGGCCTTCCCGGCCCCTGATCGCCTTCAAGGCCGCGACGGGCTGCCGATTGGCAGCGGCGAGGGCATGACGGAGGTCTTCATCGGGCTGCAAGAGCAAGAGACCGGGGAGGTGAAGAAGGGGCCAGGCGGCACGGAAACCCCGGTGACCGTCCAGGTGCGTATGCAGATCCACCACAACGCGTTCTTCTACGTCGACGAGGGCAAGTCCATTGGCGACTTGGAAGAGCGCGGCGGGTCGACGCTCGGCGAGACGATCCGGCGCGCCGCCATGGGCGAGGCGCTCGGGCAGACGAACGCCTCGCAGGATCGGAAGCGGTTCGTCGCCCCCATGTCCTATGCCATGGGCGTCCTCGTCGGCCTCCAACCGTCCATCGCGTCGACCCTGTTGAAGGACGCCGGCACGGGCACACCGCAGCGGTTCCTGTGGCTGTGGGCCCGGGACGTGACCATCCCGGACGAGGTTGTCGAGCACGCCGGAGTGATCGACGTTCACGCGATCAACGACCCGAGCTACGGCGGCACGGTGGTGTTCGAGGTCCCGGCCCAGGTCGCGGCGGACATGCGCGCGAAGCGCCTGCACGCGGTACGCACCGGCGGCGCTGACACCGATGAGATCAACGGCCACGAGCCGGTCATGAAGATGAAGTTCGCGGCGCTGCTGGCGATCATCGACGGCCGATACCACATGACCATGGACGACTGGCGTCTCGCGGAAATGCTGTGGACGACGTCGTGCGCAGTCCGGGACGAACTGATCGGCCTGGCGGCGCGTGAGGCGATCGCAGCCCGCAGGGCCGCCGAGGCTGCAGAGATCGACCTCGCGGCACGCAAGGAAGACGCCCTTGACAAGGCCGCGATGAGGCGCGAGGCCCGCCTGAAGAAGGTCCTTGAACACCTCGCAAACGCCGGCGGTCGGATGAGCCGGACCGACCTGATCCAGAAGTTCCATTCCCGGTACCGCGGCGAACTCCCGGACGTGATCGAACGGGGCGTCGCCAAGGGCGTCCTGCGAGCGGTCGAAGAGGACGGGGACTGGTGGGTCCATGCCGTCGCCTAA